A single window of Synechococcus sp. C9 DNA harbors:
- a CDS encoding FAD-linked oxidase C-terminal domain-containing protein: MVDWGQVAEEFARCLEPRRVVRRREELLVYECDGLTSYRQRPALVVLPKTTAEVQHAINICRKYHIPFVPRGAGTGLSGGALPEEEAVLIVTAMMRQILAVDVPNRRVVVQPGVINTWVTQAVSGKGFYYAPDPSSQTVCSVGGNVAENSGGVHCLKYGVTTNHVLGLTMVTALGEVVELGGMVPELPGYDLTGVVVGSEGTLGIVTEVTLNILKTPEVVQVLCADFATVAQAGAAVSAIIAAGIIPGGMEIMDNLSINAVENVVATGCYPRDAGAILLVEVDGLPGEVAEAMGQVQAICKTQGARGIQVATDPQERYKLWQGRKAAFAAMGKISRDYYVQDGVVPRSQLPRILQEIERLSQASGYRIANVFHAGDGNLHPLILFDESVPGALEEVEHLGGEILKLCIQAGGSISGEHGVGAEKRCYMSDLFSPTDLETMQLLRRAFDPDHLANPSKIFPTPRTCGERAEAAQKFPQLQVY, translated from the coding sequence TGAATGCGACGGGCTGACCAGCTATCGCCAGCGACCGGCGTTGGTGGTTTTGCCGAAAACGACGGCGGAAGTGCAACATGCCATCAACATTTGCCGTAAGTACCATATCCCCTTTGTGCCCCGGGGGGCGGGAACGGGCTTGTCGGGGGGGGCACTGCCGGAGGAGGAGGCGGTGCTGATTGTCACGGCGATGATGCGGCAAATCCTGGCGGTGGATGTGCCCAACCGGCGGGTGGTGGTGCAACCGGGGGTGATTAACACTTGGGTGACCCAGGCGGTGAGTGGCAAGGGTTTTTACTATGCCCCTGACCCGTCGAGCCAGACCGTGTGTTCCGTCGGGGGGAATGTGGCGGAAAATTCCGGCGGGGTGCATTGCCTGAAGTACGGGGTGACCACGAACCATGTGCTGGGCTTGACCATGGTGACGGCTCTGGGGGAGGTGGTGGAACTGGGGGGCATGGTGCCGGAACTGCCCGGTTATGACCTGACCGGCGTGGTGGTGGGTTCGGAAGGCACCCTGGGGATTGTCACCGAAGTCACCCTGAATATCCTCAAAACCCCAGAAGTGGTGCAGGTATTGTGTGCGGATTTTGCTACGGTGGCGCAGGCGGGGGCGGCGGTGTCAGCGATTATTGCGGCGGGCATCATTCCCGGCGGTATGGAAATTATGGACAATTTAAGTATCAATGCGGTGGAAAATGTCGTCGCTACGGGCTGTTATCCCCGGGATGCGGGGGCAATTTTGCTGGTGGAGGTGGATGGCTTACCGGGGGAAGTAGCGGAGGCGATGGGGCAGGTGCAGGCGATATGTAAAACCCAGGGGGCACGGGGGATTCAGGTGGCGACCGACCCCCAGGAGCGGTACAAACTCTGGCAGGGGCGCAAGGCGGCTTTTGCGGCGATGGGCAAGATCAGCCGGGATTATTATGTGCAGGATGGGGTGGTGCCCCGCAGTCAACTGCCCCGGATTTTGCAGGAAATTGAGCGGTTGAGCCAGGCATCGGGCTATCGGATTGCCAATGTCTTTCATGCGGGGGATGGAAATTTGCATCCTTTGATTTTGTTTGATGAATCCGTGCCGGGAGCCTTGGAAGAAGTGGAGCATTTGGGGGGGGAAATTCTCAAACTTTGCATTCAGGCGGGGGGTAGCATTTCCGGGGAACATGGGGTGGGGGCGGAAAAACGTTGTTACATGAGTGATTTATTTTCCCCTACGGATTTGGAAACCATGCAGTTACTCCGGCGGGCATTTGACCCCGACCATTTAGCCAATCCCAGTAAAATATTTCCTACCCCCCGCACCTGTGGCGAACGGGCAGAGGCGGCGCAAAAATTCCCGCAATTGCAGGTCTATTAG
- a CDS encoding glycosyltransferase family 2 protein — protein sequence MSGLAWVTTILFVLSALLGIVEATATWLGYRTITRQRLRRQVQGRDSQLPRYSVIVVAYLPNEQGIILDTLTHLLQTLPRPQAGLEIILAYNRPQPLPIEGQLQHLAAHYPELKLLHVEGSHSKAENLNAAIHLVTGVMTLILDADLKPAPESIRRAWRWLAGGQYDVVQGRNVIRNAQDNFLTRVVAVEFEHLYGVSHPARSLLADLGIFGGSNGYWRTHVLQGIRFNPQMLTEDIDATLKLLLRGYRIIHDRDVIATELAPVDGGALWSQRRRWAQGWFQVGLKYTWPIIRSEHLGWGQKIYLLCMFVCGIALHFTIIYYPVILCHELASLDSLPAPALQWFGWVTALLLVSGPYQVFVAHRGRSHASPWTGWDSLLYCFVLPAYSFFKNIVCLVAVYYQLIGRRDWVVTRRGSLYSHLSR from the coding sequence GTGTCTGGCCTAGCGTGGGTGACAACGATTTTGTTCGTTTTGTCCGCCCTGCTGGGAATTGTCGAGGCCACCGCCACCTGGTTGGGCTACCGTACCATCACCCGCCAACGCCTACGCCGCCAAGTCCAGGGTCGGGATAGCCAACTCCCCCGTTATTCGGTGATTGTGGTCGCCTATCTTCCCAATGAACAGGGAATTATTCTCGATACCCTCACCCATTTGTTGCAAACATTGCCCCGTCCCCAGGCGGGTTTGGAAATCATCCTGGCCTACAATCGCCCCCAGCCCTTGCCCATTGAGGGACAACTCCAGCATTTGGCCGCCCATTACCCGGAACTGAAACTGCTCCACGTGGAAGGCAGTCACTCCAAAGCCGAAAATCTGAATGCGGCTATTCATCTGGTGACCGGGGTGATGACCTTGATTTTGGATGCGGATTTGAAACCCGCTCCGGAGAGTATTCGCCGTGCCTGGCGCTGGTTAGCTGGGGGACAGTACGATGTCGTGCAAGGTCGGAATGTGATCCGCAACGCCCAAGATAATTTTTTGACCCGGGTGGTGGCGGTGGAATTTGAACATCTCTACGGGGTCAGCCATCCAGCTCGTTCCCTGTTGGCGGATTTGGGGATTTTTGGTGGCTCCAATGGCTACTGGCGCACCCACGTCCTGCAGGGCATCCGGTTTAACCCCCAAATGCTCACGGAAGATATTGATGCGACCTTGAAATTGCTCCTGCGGGGGTATCGCATCATTCACGACCGGGATGTGATTGCCACCGAATTGGCACCGGTAGATGGCGGGGCACTCTGGTCCCAACGCCGTCGCTGGGCACAGGGCTGGTTTCAGGTGGGGTTGAAATACACCTGGCCGATTATCCGCTCGGAACATCTGGGTTGGGGGCAAAAAATCTATTTACTTTGTATGTTCGTTTGCGGTATTGCTCTGCACTTTACCATTATCTATTACCCGGTCATTCTCTGCCATGAACTCGCCAGCCTCGATTCCCTGCCCGCCCCGGCACTCCAATGGTTTGGCTGGGTTACGGCTTTACTACTGGTCAGCGGCCCTTACCAAGTATTCGTGGCTCATCGGGGGCGCAGTCATGCTTCTCCTTGGACGGGCTGGGATTCCCTATTGTATTGCTTTGTCCTGCCAGCGTACTCGTTTTTCAAAAACATCGTCTGCTTGGTGGCTGTGTACTACCAACTGATTGGCCGCCGGGATTGGGTCGTCACCCGCCGGGGTTCCCTGTACAGCCATCTAAGCCGTTAA
- a CDS encoding UbiD family decarboxylase, which yields MARDLRGFIQLLEKRGQLRRIKALVDPDLELAEITQRVLQSGGPALLFENVKGATMPVVVNLLGTLERVCWALHLEHPQELEALGQKLGQLQQPKPPKSPGELIEFGKLLLDVVKAKPGMSFFPVCQQVIYQNEQVDLTQIPMIRPYPGDAGRVITLGLVITKDCETGTPNVGIYRLQLQSQNTMSVHWLSVRGGARHLRKCAQRGKKLEIAIVLGVDPLLILAAATPIPVELSEWLFAGLYGGTGVNLSRCKTLDLEVPDNAELVLEGTITPGEMVPDGPFGDHMGYYGAVEDSPLIRFHCVTHRKNPIYATTFSGRPPKEEALIAIALNRIYTPILRKQIPEIVDFFLPMEALSYKAAIIAIDKAYPGQARRAALAFWSALPQFTYTKFVIVVDKEINIRDPRQVVWAISSKVDPQRDVFILPDTPFDSLDFACPKVGLGSRMGIDATTKMPPETEQIWGEPLTSDPDVAALVTRRWAEYGLADLALGTVDPRLFGYEIDGAL from the coding sequence ATGGCACGGGATTTGCGGGGGTTTATCCAATTATTAGAAAAACGGGGGCAGTTGCGGCGGATTAAGGCGTTGGTTGACCCGGATTTAGAGTTAGCCGAAATTACCCAGCGGGTGTTGCAAAGTGGGGGGCCGGCGCTCTTATTTGAAAATGTCAAGGGTGCTACCATGCCGGTGGTGGTCAATCTGTTGGGAACTTTGGAGCGGGTCTGTTGGGCTCTGCACCTGGAGCACCCCCAGGAATTGGAAGCTTTAGGGCAAAAATTGGGGCAATTGCAACAGCCCAAACCCCCCAAAAGTCCAGGGGAATTGATTGAATTTGGCAAGTTACTCTTGGATGTGGTCAAAGCCAAACCGGGGATGAGTTTTTTCCCAGTCTGTCAGCAGGTGATTTATCAAAATGAACAGGTGGATTTAACCCAAATTCCCATGATTCGTCCCTATCCGGGGGATGCGGGGCGGGTGATTACCTTGGGATTAGTGATTACCAAAGATTGCGAAACCGGTACTCCCAATGTGGGCATTTATCGCCTGCAATTGCAGTCCCAAAATACCATGTCCGTGCATTGGTTATCGGTGCGGGGGGGTGCCAGACATTTACGCAAGTGTGCCCAGCGGGGGAAAAAGTTAGAAATTGCCATTGTTTTAGGGGTTGATCCCCTGTTAATTTTAGCGGCGGCTACGCCGATTCCGGTGGAATTATCCGAATGGTTATTTGCGGGTTTATATGGGGGAACAGGGGTAAATTTATCCCGCTGTAAAACCTTAGATTTAGAGGTTCCTGATAACGCCGAATTGGTTTTAGAAGGGACGATTACGCCGGGGGAAATGGTGCCGGATGGTCCGTTTGGCGACCACATGGGCTATTACGGGGCGGTGGAGGATTCCCCCTTAATTCGCTTTCACTGTGTAACCCATCGGAAAAACCCAATTTATGCCACCACCTTTAGCGGTCGTCCCCCCAAAGAAGAAGCGTTGATTGCCATTGCCTTGAATCGCATTTACACGCCCATTTTACGCAAACAAATCCCGGAAATTGTGGATTTTTTCCTACCGATGGAAGCCCTGAGTTATAAGGCGGCAATTATTGCCATTGATAAAGCCTATCCCGGTCAGGCACGGCGGGCGGCGTTAGCATTTTGGAGTGCATTACCCCAATTTACCTACACCAAATTTGTGATTGTGGTGGACAAGGAGATTAATATCCGTGACCCCCGCCAGGTGGTGTGGGCAATCAGTTCCAAAGTGGACCCACAACGGGATGTGTTTATCCTGCCGGATACCCCTTTTGATAGTTTGGATTTTGCCTGTCCCAAGGTGGGTTTGGGGAGTCGCATGGGGATTGATGCCACCACGAAAATGCCGCCGGAAACGGAGCAAATTTGGGGGGAACCCCTGACTTCTGACCCGGATGTAGCCGCCTTGGTGACCCGCCGCTGGGCAGAATATGGTTTGGCGGATTTGGCGTTGGGTACGGTTGATCCCCGCCTGTTTGGCTATGAGATTGACGGGGCACTGTAA
- a CDS encoding iron uptake porin, whose protein sequence is MRSTLLKIFQVAPAAFGAVVAFGGVASAQAVPAAEPVNPTLQRSEQYYVGPSMINQAQVTSVSEFVDVKPTDWAFLALQSLVERYGCIVGLPTNPPTYQGRRATTRFEFAAGLNACLDRINELIAAAVEPLATKEDLLVLQKLQEEFAAELSIIRGRVDALEARTALLEQQQFSTVTKLRSEVIFAPYGVADTGVAYNRIENALLSGNRPFTGALTAFPPPPPVRGRGDVVASGANPRGLKASTADKLAFSYRARLNFDTSFTGNDFLRVRLQAADIANLATTATGANEARLSFDTFTGGNVTLDELFYRFSFDKGRGTIQISPASPGIDAQFFSYAPLASDGTAAISRFGRFNPLFYRPGNPGGSSFFVNYQFNPIFAVGASYQATNPNSVAVTGAKSSAWNPDLGLFGSNYTANFLLDVQPRRDFRFGVGFAQVYNEHVNRVGGTDAARINLTGSTGTDFAVNPFNPAGTPTPPLAGITRTAVNMQTVNLMFQWRAIPQFTLAGWFGYGWVRGESDTEAPPGFKQGTRRANLLTAALQFAFPDVFGRRGDLGGVIVGIPPYVTASEWNGNTLASGNNIPAGVAGAPNTQGPRKLNLRDTSVPVHLEAFYRFQVNKFLSVTPGAFVVFNPNGQSENDPLVVYTIRTTFAF, encoded by the coding sequence ATGCGTAGTACATTGCTGAAAATTTTTCAAGTTGCCCCCGCCGCCTTCGGTGCAGTGGTGGCGTTTGGGGGAGTCGCCAGTGCCCAAGCGGTACCTGCCGCTGAGCCGGTCAATCCCACTCTCCAACGGTCGGAACAGTATTATGTCGGTCCTTCGATGATCAATCAGGCTCAGGTGACTTCGGTTTCTGAGTTTGTGGATGTGAAGCCGACGGACTGGGCGTTTTTGGCTCTGCAATCTTTGGTGGAGCGGTATGGCTGTATCGTCGGTTTGCCCACCAATCCCCCGACCTACCAGGGGCGCAGGGCGACCACCCGGTTTGAGTTTGCCGCCGGTTTGAATGCCTGTTTGGATCGGATTAATGAATTGATTGCCGCCGCTGTGGAACCCTTGGCGACCAAGGAAGATTTGCTGGTTTTGCAAAAACTGCAAGAGGAGTTCGCCGCTGAATTGTCCATCATCCGGGGGCGGGTGGATGCGCTGGAAGCCCGCACGGCTTTGTTGGAGCAACAGCAGTTCTCCACGGTGACGAAGCTCCGCAGTGAGGTGATTTTTGCGCCCTATGGGGTGGCGGATACGGGGGTGGCCTACAACCGGATTGAGAATGCTCTGTTGAGCGGGAACCGGCCTTTTACGGGTGCGTTGACTGCGTTTCCTCCGCCTCCGCCGGTTCGGGGTCGGGGTGATGTTGTGGCTTCTGGTGCTAACCCACGGGGACTCAAGGCAAGCACTGCGGATAAGCTGGCGTTTAGCTACCGGGCACGGTTGAACTTTGACACCAGCTTCACCGGCAATGACTTCCTGCGGGTGCGGTTGCAGGCGGCGGATATTGCCAACTTAGCGACGACGGCAACGGGTGCCAACGAGGCTCGTTTGAGTTTTGATACGTTTACTGGCGGCAATGTCACGTTGGATGAATTGTTTTACCGCTTCTCTTTTGATAAAGGTCGGGGAACGATTCAGATCAGTCCAGCCAGTCCTGGTATTGATGCTCAGTTTTTTAGTTACGCTCCTTTGGCTTCGGATGGCACGGCGGCCATTTCCCGCTTTGGTCGGTTCAATCCCCTGTTTTATCGGCCAGGAAATCCCGGCGGTTCATCCTTCTTTGTGAATTATCAATTCAATCCCATTTTTGCCGTTGGTGCCAGCTATCAAGCCACCAACCCCAATTCCGTAGCAGTAACAGGTGCGAAATCCAGTGCCTGGAACCCAGATTTGGGGTTATTCGGTTCCAATTACACCGCCAACTTTTTATTGGATGTGCAACCCCGGCGTGACTTCCGATTTGGGGTGGGTTTTGCTCAGGTGTACAACGAGCATGTGAATCGTGTTGGTGGCACTGACGCCGCTCGCATCAACCTAACTGGTAGTACGGGGACGGATTTTGCCGTGAACCCCTTCAACCCGGCGGGTACACCAACACCCCCGTTGGCTGGTATTACTCGCACTGCGGTGAATATGCAGACCGTGAACCTGATGTTCCAGTGGCGGGCGATTCCCCAGTTCACGCTGGCTGGTTGGTTCGGTTATGGCTGGGTACGGGGTGAATCGGATACTGAAGCACCACCGGGGTTCAAACAAGGCACCCGCAGGGCCAACCTGTTAACGGCCGCTCTACAATTCGCTTTCCCGGATGTATTTGGTCGTCGTGGGGATTTGGGAGGGGTGATTGTCGGGATTCCGCCTTATGTGACAGCGAGTGAGTGGAATGGGAATACTTTGGCAAGTGGTAACAACATTCCTGCAGGGGTTGCTGGTGCTCCGAATACGCAAGGACCTCGTAAGTTGAACCTGCGGGATACTTCGGTGCCAGTGCATTTGGAAGCCTTTTATCGTTTCCAGGTGAACAAATTCCTTTCTGTTACCCCCGGTGCCTTTGTGGTGTTCAACCCCAATGGTCAGTCCGAGAATGACCCCTTGGTAGTTTATACGATTCGGACGACATTTGCGTTCTAA
- a CDS encoding SRPBCC family protein, translating to MERRQRPQAPKKAKIMITYYALSSAPVEQIWQKLANLADLSWHPLVTRPHVPWGLLPKPGLLYDAVSRLFPLRVRIFVERVQQQQLLSVRVFALPGLEERVTYQVQSTVCGTQISYSITLKGWLSPLVWSVIRPRAAQVARQLAQAAEGRLVNMDGISVI from the coding sequence ATGGAACGGCGGCAACGCCCACAGGCACCCAAAAAAGCCAAAATTATGATCACCTACTACGCCCTGAGCAGTGCCCCAGTGGAACAAATTTGGCAAAAACTCGCCAATCTAGCGGATTTGTCCTGGCATCCCTTGGTGACCCGTCCCCACGTTCCTTGGGGGTTACTGCCCAAACCCGGACTCCTGTACGATGCGGTGTCCCGGTTATTTCCCTTGCGGGTGCGGATTTTTGTCGAGCGGGTGCAACAGCAACAACTGCTGAGCGTGCGGGTATTCGCCCTGCCGGGGTTGGAGGAACGGGTGACCTACCAGGTGCAATCTACGGTCTGTGGCACCCAGATTTCCTATTCCATTACCCTCAAGGGCTGGCTGTCGCCCCTGGTGTGGTCAGTGATTCGCCCCCGTGCCGCCCAGGTTGCCCGCCAACTGGCTCAGGCCGCTGAGGGTCGCCTGGTCAACATGGATGGTATCTCGGTGATTTAA
- the leuD gene encoding 3-isopropylmalate dehydratase small subunit, with amino-acid sequence MTAIQRITGRGLPLRGNDIDTDRIIPARFLRCVTFEGLGAHVFADDRAQGGHPFDQPQYQGAKILVVNANFGCGSSREHAPQAIYRWGIRAIIGESFAEIFAGNCLALGLPVVTAEAAVVAQLQDRLTANPTEELTLDIAQLTLRAADQTWPVRMETGVQQALCQGTWDACAQLLANREAILATAARLTEG; translated from the coding sequence ATGACCGCCATTCAACGCATTACAGGCCGGGGTTTGCCCCTGCGGGGAAATGATATTGATACAGATCGGATTATTCCAGCCCGATTTCTGCGCTGTGTGACCTTTGAGGGTTTGGGTGCCCATGTATTTGCCGATGACCGGGCGCAGGGAGGGCATCCCTTTGACCAACCCCAGTACCAAGGGGCAAAAATTTTGGTGGTGAATGCCAATTTTGGCTGTGGCTCCAGTCGGGAACACGCTCCCCAAGCCATCTACCGTTGGGGCATCCGTGCCATCATCGGCGAAAGTTTTGCAGAAATTTTTGCTGGAAATTGCCTAGCCCTGGGATTGCCGGTGGTCACAGCAGAGGCGGCGGTGGTGGCGCAGTTACAAGACCGGCTGACGGCGAACCCGACCGAGGAATTGACCCTGGATATTGCCCAGTTGACCCTCAGAGCCGCTGACCAAACCTGGCCGGTGCGGATGGAAACGGGGGTACAACAGGCCCTTTGCCAAGGCACCTGGGATGCCTGCGCCCAATTACTAGCTAATCGGGAGGCGATTTTGGCGACGGCGGCTCGGTTGACCGAGGGGTGA